The following proteins are encoded in a genomic region of Cricetulus griseus strain 17A/GY chromosome 7, alternate assembly CriGri-PICRH-1.0, whole genome shotgun sequence:
- the Pgp gene encoding glycerol-3-phosphate phosphatase isoform X2: MAESEAGGDEVRCVRLNAERAKVLLADVDTLLFDCDGVLWRGETAVPGAPETLRALRARGKRLGFITNNSSKTRTAYAEKLRRLGFGGPVGPDAGLEVFGTAYCSALYLRQRLAGVPDPKAYVLGSPALAAELEAVGVASVGVGPEALQGEGPSDWLAVPLEPGVRAVVVGFDPHFSYMKLTKAVRYLQQPDCLLVGTNMDNRLPLENGRFIAGTGCLVRAVEMATQRQADIIGKPSRFIFDCVSQEYGINPERTVMVGDRLDTDILLGATCSLKTILTLTGVSTLEDVKINQESDCMYKKKMVPDFYVDSIADLLPALQG; the protein is encoded by the exons ATGGCGGAGTCGGAGGCCGGCGGCGACGAAGTCCGCTGCGTGCGGCTGAATGCCGAGCGGGCCAAGGTGCTGCTGGCCGATGTGGACACGCTGCTGTTCGATTGCGATGGTGTGCTGTGGCGCGGTGAGACGGCTGTGCCGGGCGCGCCGGAGACTCTACGGGCGCTGCGGGCCCGCGGCAAGCGACTGGGCTTCATCACCAACAACAGCAGCAAGACTCGCACGGCCTACGCGGAGAAGCTAAGGCGCTTGGGTTTCGGCGGTCCGGTGGGGCCCGACGCGGGCCTCGAGGTCTTCGGCACGGCCTACTGCAGCGCGCTCTATCTGCGCCAGCGCCTGGCCGGCGTGCCGGACCCCAAGGCCTACGTGCTGGGCAGCCCGGCCTTAGCGGCCGAGCTGGAGGCCGTGGGTGTCGCCAGTGTGGGTGTGGGCCCGGAGGCGTTGCAAGGCGAAGGCCCGAGCGACTGGCTGGCGGTGCCGCTCGAACCCGGCGTGCGCGCGGTCGTGGTGGGCTTCGACCCACACTTCAGCTACATGAAACTCACCAAGGCCGTGCGGTACCTGCAGCAGCCCGACTGCCTGCTCGTGGGCACCAACATGGACAACCGGCTCCCGCTAGAGAACGGCCGTTTCATTGCGG GTACCGGCTGTCTGGTGCGAGCCGTGGAGATGGCCACCCAGCGCCAGGCGGATATCATCGGGAAGCCTAGCCGCTTCATCTTCGACTGCGTCTCCCAGGAGTATGGTATCAACCCGGAGCGCACCGTTATGGTGGGAGACCGCCTGGACACAGACATCCTCCTGGGCGCCACCTGTAGCCTGAAGACTATCCTGACCCTCACCGGAGTCTCCACTCTTGAGGATGTGAAGATTAATCAGGAAAGTGACTGCATGTACAAGAAGAAAATGGTCCCTGACTTTTATGTTGACAGCATAGCCGACCTTTTGCCCGCCCTTCAAGGTTAA
- the Bricd5 gene encoding BRICHOS domain-containing protein 5 isoform X2: MYSPPKTLLQMLRKTSSSTIPWSNQTTLVDVAQNMATIMVTPLQSNHSWAILFDGQSGYICYRPAEHQACFLRLMEAQDRETLRLLVNTSRAQESHIPGQDTHYAQELLAVLGGHTVDPARAGASVQHLCLNTPIYWAQRAEGPQRQRLIYLCIDICFPSNICVSVCFYYLPD; the protein is encoded by the exons ATGTACAGCCCTCCCAAG ACATTGCTGCAGATGCTCCGAAAGACCTCAAGCTCCACGATACCCTGGTCCAACCAAACTACTCTAGTGGATGTGGCCCAGAACATGGCAACTATCATGGTGACTCCGCTTCAGAGCAACCACAGCTGGGCCATACTGTTTGACGGACAAAGT ggctacATCTGTTACCGCCCTGCAGAGCACCAGGCCTGCTTCCTCCGTCTGATGGAAGCCCAAGATCGGGAGACCTTACGGCTGCTGGTGAACACTTCCAGG GCCCAAGAGTCCCATATACCTGGCCAAGACACCCACTATGCCCAGGAGCTGCTGGCAGTTTTGGGGGGACATACTGTGGACCCTGCCCGAGCAGGAGCTTCGGTGCAACACCTTTGCTTGAACACTCCCATCTACTGGGCCCAACGAGCAGAGG GGCCCCAGAGGCAGCGGCTGATCTACCTCTGCATTGACATCTGCTTCCCGAGcaacatctgtgtgtctgtctgcttttATTACCTTCCAGACTAA
- the Bricd5 gene encoding BRICHOS domain-containing protein 5 isoform X1 gives MYSPPKTLLQMLRKTSSSTIPWSNQTTLVDVAQNMATIMVTPLQSNHSWAILFDGQSGYICYRPAEHQACFLRLMEAQDRETLRLLVNTSRVSSTTWLANHPHPPRPGDKQKVLCAAQLGQPRLWFQGNRKLYLLLTKTVDKSRWKGHQAGVGHECPTQSGSRKYYMVAQLSLSAGPRVPYTWPRHPLCPGAAGSFGGTYCGPCPSRSFGATPLLEHSHLLGPTSRG, from the exons ATGTACAGCCCTCCCAAG ACATTGCTGCAGATGCTCCGAAAGACCTCAAGCTCCACGATACCCTGGTCCAACCAAACTACTCTAGTGGATGTGGCCCAGAACATGGCAACTATCATGGTGACTCCGCTTCAGAGCAACCACAGCTGGGCCATACTGTTTGACGGACAAAGT ggctacATCTGTTACCGCCCTGCAGAGCACCAGGCCTGCTTCCTCCGTCTGATGGAAGCCCAAGATCGGGAGACCTTACGGCTGCTGGTGAACACTTCCAGGGTGAGCAGTACTACTTGGCTTGCcaatcacccccaccccccaaggccAGGGGACAAACAAAAGGTCCTCTGTGCAGCCCAACTGGGCCAGCcaaggctctggtttcaggggaaCAGAAAGCTCTATCTTCTCCTGACTAAAACCGTTGACAAGAGCAGGTGGAAGGGCCATCAGGCTGGGGTGGGACATGAATGCCCTACCCAGTCAGGATCAAGAAAGTACTATATGGTGGCCCAACTGAGTCTTTCTGCAGGCCCAAGAGTCCCATATACCTGGCCAAGACACCCACTATGCCCAGGAGCTGCTGGCAGTTTTGGGGGGACATACTGTGGACCCTGCCCGAGCAGGAGCTTCGGTGCAACACCTTTGCTTGAACACTCCCATCTACTGGGCCCAACGAGCAGAGGGTGA
- the Mlst8 gene encoding target of rapamycin complex subunit LST8 isoform X1 — translation MNTTPGTVGSDPVILATAGYDHTVRFWQAHSGICTRTVQHQDSQVNALEITPDRSMIAAAGYQHIRMYDLNSNNPNPIISYDGVNKNIASVGFHEDGRWMYTGGEDCTARIWDLRSRNLQCQRIFQVNAPINCVCLHPNQAELIVGDQSGAIHIWDLKTDHNEQLIPEPEFSITSAHIDPDASYMAAVNSAGNCYVWNLTSGIGDEVTQLIPKTKIPAHTRYALQCRFSPDSTLLATCSADQTCKIWRTSNFSLMTELSIKSSNPGESSRGWMWGCAFSGDSQYIVTASSDNLARLWCVETGEIKREYGGHQKAVICLAFNDSVLG, via the exons ATGAACACCACCCCAGGCACAGTGGGCAGTGACCCTGTCATCTTGGCAACTGCAGGCTACGACCACACTGTGCGCTTTTGGCAGGCACACAGTGGCATCTGCACCCGAACAGTGCAGCATCAGGACTCT CAGGTGAATGCATTGGAGATCACACCAGACCGAAGCATGATTGCTGCTGCAG GTTACCAACATATCCGCATGTATGATCTCAACTCCAATAACCCCAACCCCATCATCAGTTACGACGGAGTCAATAAGAACATTGCTTCTGTGGGCTTTCATGAGGATGGCCGCTGGATGTACACCGGCGGGGAAGACTGTACGGCTCGCATATGGGACCTCAG ATCCCGGAATCTGCAGTGTCAGCGTATCTTCCAGGTGAATGCACCcattaattgtgtgtgtctgcatccCAACCAG GCAGAACTCATTGTGGGTGACCAGAGTGGTGCTATCCACATCTGGGACCTGAAGACAGACCATAATGAGCAGCTGATTCCTGAGCCTGAGTTTTCCATCACATCTGCCCACATTGACCCTGATGCCAGCTACATGGCAGCAGTCAATAGTGCT GGGAACTGCTATGTCTGGAACCTGACAAGTGGCATTGGTGACGAGGTGACTCAGCTCATTCCCAAGACCAAGATCCCGGCCCACACGCGCTATGCCTTGCAATGCCGCTTCAGCCCTGATTCCAC GCTCCTTGCCACCTGTTCAGCTGACCAGACATGTAAAATTTGGAGGACATCCAACTTCTCCCTGATGACAGAGCTCAGCATCAAGAGTAGTAATCCTGGAGAGTCATCCCGTGGTTGGATGTGGGGCTGTGCCTTCTCAGGGGACTCCCAGTACATAGTCACAG CCTCCTCTGACAACCTGGCCCGGCTTTGGTGTGTAGAGACTGGAGAGATCAAGAGAGAGTATGGTGGCCATCAGAAAGCTGTCATCTGCTTGGCCTTCAATGACAGCGTGCTGGGTTAG
- the Mlst8 gene encoding target of rapamycin complex subunit LST8 isoform X2 has protein sequence MNTTPGTVGSDPVILATAGYDHTVRFWQAHSGICTRTVQHQDSVNALEITPDRSMIAAAGYQHIRMYDLNSNNPNPIISYDGVNKNIASVGFHEDGRWMYTGGEDCTARIWDLRSRNLQCQRIFQVNAPINCVCLHPNQAELIVGDQSGAIHIWDLKTDHNEQLIPEPEFSITSAHIDPDASYMAAVNSAGNCYVWNLTSGIGDEVTQLIPKTKIPAHTRYALQCRFSPDSTLLATCSADQTCKIWRTSNFSLMTELSIKSSNPGESSRGWMWGCAFSGDSQYIVTASSDNLARLWCVETGEIKREYGGHQKAVICLAFNDSVLG, from the exons ATGAACACCACCCCAGGCACAGTGGGCAGTGACCCTGTCATCTTGGCAACTGCAGGCTACGACCACACTGTGCGCTTTTGGCAGGCACACAGTGGCATCTGCACCCGAACAGTGCAGCATCAGGACTCT GTGAATGCATTGGAGATCACACCAGACCGAAGCATGATTGCTGCTGCAG GTTACCAACATATCCGCATGTATGATCTCAACTCCAATAACCCCAACCCCATCATCAGTTACGACGGAGTCAATAAGAACATTGCTTCTGTGGGCTTTCATGAGGATGGCCGCTGGATGTACACCGGCGGGGAAGACTGTACGGCTCGCATATGGGACCTCAG ATCCCGGAATCTGCAGTGTCAGCGTATCTTCCAGGTGAATGCACCcattaattgtgtgtgtctgcatccCAACCAG GCAGAACTCATTGTGGGTGACCAGAGTGGTGCTATCCACATCTGGGACCTGAAGACAGACCATAATGAGCAGCTGATTCCTGAGCCTGAGTTTTCCATCACATCTGCCCACATTGACCCTGATGCCAGCTACATGGCAGCAGTCAATAGTGCT GGGAACTGCTATGTCTGGAACCTGACAAGTGGCATTGGTGACGAGGTGACTCAGCTCATTCCCAAGACCAAGATCCCGGCCCACACGCGCTATGCCTTGCAATGCCGCTTCAGCCCTGATTCCAC GCTCCTTGCCACCTGTTCAGCTGACCAGACATGTAAAATTTGGAGGACATCCAACTTCTCCCTGATGACAGAGCTCAGCATCAAGAGTAGTAATCCTGGAGAGTCATCCCGTGGTTGGATGTGGGGCTGTGCCTTCTCAGGGGACTCCCAGTACATAGTCACAG CCTCCTCTGACAACCTGGCCCGGCTTTGGTGTGTAGAGACTGGAGAGATCAAGAGAGAGTATGGTGGCCATCAGAAAGCTGTCATCTGCTTGGCCTTCAATGACAGCGTGCTGGGTTAG